In Amaranthus tricolor cultivar Red isolate AtriRed21 chromosome 3, ASM2621246v1, whole genome shotgun sequence, a single window of DNA contains:
- the LOC130808706 gene encoding protein SOB FIVE-LIKE 4-like — translation MEGGEECSSNESGWTKYIDPSDHSSIDDDHDDDHNHHHHKHNHQNYGHGYGYKKSKDDDDDDDDDSFASDASSGPGYHQYYGHDVEEYHHHHSHNHHGSKSLSSSGKKSSKEEKEKIERNIGKGKEIILKTNKSSTGSFFKPKKGKKQN, via the coding sequence atggaAGGTGGTGAAGAATGTAGCAGCAATGAGTCTGGTTGGACTAAATATATAGATCCTAGTGATCATAGTAGTattgatgatgatcatgatgatgaccataatcatcatcatcataagcATAATCATCAAAATTATGGGCATGGATATGGGTATAAGAAAAgcaaggatgatgatgatgatgatgatgatgattcattTGCTTCTGATGCTTCTTCTGGTCCAGGATATCATCAGTATTATGGCCATGATGTTGAAGaataccatcatcatcatagTCATAATCATCATGGTAGCAAGTCTTTATCATCATCAGGGAAGAAATCTAgcaaagaagagaaagaaaaaatagaaaggAATATTGGAAAAGGAAAAGAGATTATATTGAAGACAAATAAATCAAGTACTGGGTCATtttttaaaccaaaaaaaggtaagaaacaaaattaa
- the LOC130808527 gene encoding uncharacterized protein LOC130808527 codes for MRNKLEPKAVKCVFVGYGRHQKGYRCYDPQTQKVYTTMDCEFIEHDFYYHYPRCQGEKEDDDLRWLISPVLSNLDPKEHVRHLENESELEIVNNNNVDSLAENENEIAETNNHEWQDSERASYTLPPRTTQEVPPKRYDPDYEAQRSRYLVRTSDRENMSQSALAFNAALYSTNYQILLKKL; via the exons ATGCGAAATAAGTTGGAACCCAAAGCTGTTAAGTGTGTTTTTGTGGGGTATGGGAGACATCAAAAAGGGTATAGATGCTATGATCCTCAGACTCAGAAGGTGTATACTACTATGGATTGTGAGTTTATTGAGCATGACTTCTACTACCACTATCCTCGATGTCAGGGGGAGAAGGAAGATGACGATCTTAGATGGCTAATTAGTCCAGTCTTGTCTAACTTAGACCCAAAAGAACAT GTGAGACACTTGGAAAATGAAAGTGAACTtgaaattgttaataataataatgttgatTCTTTGGCTGAGAATGAGAATGAGATTGCAGAGACAAATAATCATGAATGGCAGGATAGTGAAAGAGCATCATATACTCTACCACCTCGAACCACCCAAGAAGTCCCTCCAAAGAGGTATGATCCAGATTACGAGGCTCAACGATCGAGATATCTTGTGAGAACATCAGATAGAGAAAATATGTCACAGAGTGCCTTGGCGTTCAATGCAGCATTGTATAGCACAAACTACCAGATACTGTTGAAGAAGCTCTAG
- the LOC130808315 gene encoding basic leucine zipper 43-like gives MYPSDIITSNINYLNSPPIPLQLQFQYTPNINLLNQNNNNNNFPTSDDSEEIQEIKIIDERRQRRMISNRESARRSRMRKQRHLDELWSQVIRLRNENNNLIDKLNQLSESHDKILQENVKLKEEATDLRDMISSMQLDSTYNCLRDLESDSIRHCNTAHLRAESSSNQSISCSNNLLL, from the coding sequence ATGTATCCAAGTGATATAATTACAAGTAACATAAACTACCTAAACTCCCCACCAATTCCATTACAATTACAATTCCAATACACACCCAACATAAACTTATTaaaccaaaataataataataataatttcccAACATCAGACGATTCAGAAGAAAtacaagaaataaaaataattgatgaAAGAAGACAAAGAAGAATGATATCAAACAGAGAATCAGCAAGAAGATCAAGGATGAGAAAACAAAGACACTTAGATGAACTTTGGTCTCAAGTGATAAGGCTTCGAAATgagaataataatttaattgataAGTTGAATCAATTATCAGAAAGTCATGATAAGATCTTACAGGAAAATGTTAAGCTTAAAGAAGAAGCTACTGATCTTCGTGATATGATAAGTAGTATGCAGTTGGATAGTACTTATAATTGTTTAAGAGATTTGGAGAGTGATAGTATTCGCCATTGTAATACTGCTCATCTTCGTGCTGAATCATCGTCTAACCAGTCTATTTCTTGTTCTAATAATTTACTTTTGtaa
- the LOC130808230 gene encoding universal stress protein A-like protein: protein MADIALGAERQDKRKVMIAIDESECSKIALEWAIRNLDNTLKSNGLILFNAIPLEYAGVFATTYGSTLPANVLTSIQDNQKKFAEALLVKAKDICAMYGVNAETISVLGNPKDAICDAVQKFQCQLLVMGSHSRGVIGRAVLGSVSNYCVHHAKCPVLVVKQPVCNKS from the exons ATGGCGGACATAGCATTAGGTGCAGAAAGACAGGACAAGAGGAAGGTGATGATAGCGATTGACGAGAGTGAATGTAGCAAAATAGCACTGGAATGGGCAATTCGCAATCTTGATAACACACTCAAATCTAATGGACTCATTCTTTTCAACGCCATTCCTCTTGAATATGCTGGGGTTTTTGCTACCACTTATGGATCTACTCTTC CGGCTAACGTGCTAACATCAATCCAAGACAATCAGAAAAAGTTTGCTGAGGCTCTCTTAGTGAAAGCCAAGGATATCTGTGCCATGTATGGG GTTAATGCTGAAACAATTTCAGTTTTGGGAAATCCAAAAGATGCTATATGTGATGCTGTGCAAAAATTTCAATGTCAATTACTTGTTATGGGAAGTCATAGTAGAGGAGTTATAGGGAG AGCGGTGCTTGGAAGTGTAAGCAACTACTGTGTCCATCATGCTAAGTGTCCTGTTCTTGTTGTCAAGCAACCTGTCTGTAACAAGTCTTAA